One genomic segment of Melospiza melodia melodia isolate bMelMel2 chromosome 22, bMelMel2.pri, whole genome shotgun sequence includes these proteins:
- the ADGRD2 gene encoding adhesion G-protein coupled receptor D2 isoform X2: MVRRDLSLDSCFFSFLVCLSRSLLAFAALAKNQTSKGFAPVTIETPRHTYEYVGTALDWWQAGRYCEQHFAQLLLEPQDSEQGSLSTLLQSHHIRGSVWLKERDSVLHKAKRRRGHTVPVLVFRDKTDTKYVKVLCDFPALAAVTACAHLQWDTRSQDIATVFSYAVPAFINEFQLRGFVDEEGFVRFALIVHGHHSPYLPVFRADGQWHHFCVTWQQDNGTWAIYADGKRRAAASGLCSVGPSAPQAISGQGTFIIGQDQDSLGGTFRAKESFSGNITDLHIWHKVLSTEHIERARSCWVVEQDLLFGWSSNALEVESTVQTVAMKLLCPGPVEECRVLEVGSSGFSYASCLQPLPFICHYSKDAYWQLKRAQLESSHALARRVNALAVRTVIPDSVFSGGVQDLNLSVALDALDVLAAVLREGEVPVLEPSDLLAVLQLLKQVSDLEIQEGDELEMLEQLGQYYMEVTELILEEQNSGTWSLISQVIRGPMAVVELCDRMVSLLVPLLTTERTKITIQHGNIGVEVRGLELSEQQLSGEAYVVQTSEKGRHDLIEVPAEEMQRLKSRGLHRVTMKNMWFGYGSLQRCLSSSAVSQATAAPDGAQKFLGTSVGTAVISATLLSDQQEISAAVRYRLQHRAQDLPSTLVGPVCAFWNFSLSPDAGGMWSTAGCSVAKSLPDSTACFCNHTTNFAILLQVYEMERTTKEEFTLQTLTFIGCGVSFCALMVTFILFLAVGVPKSERTTVHKNLILALAAGEALLMVSELAKPSQVLCFMVTAFLHLFFMAAFSWMLVEGLLLWSKVVAVNMSEGLPVLIVGVTLASSFDKYVAANHCWLNVQTNVIWAFVGPVLLILAVNSLVLLRVVTVTVASARRRSRMLTPNSSLESQIGTQLWATAKPVLVLLPVLGLTWLCGLLVHLSIVWAYVFIVLNSLQGLYIFLVYAVCNSEVRNAIQRMKDKKKALSFTNCSHPINYLSSPRNTSSWDTGRLSPAPEAALPSPVQRDPPVKSITSRGNFGARIPMGISSITSPERPVSEKFLVTGLQCRGSSSRKEGRLEELASLGELPARAELPPCAPSQPHVPNQGSVGSHGAWAAPDDCPAPPQGGYLCSGLPTAPAAPARAARTGLDSAATAVPISAGSTGTAGLWLCHHCPCPCPCPCPCPCSCWQHWHCRVVALSLLSLSLSPSLSLLAALALQGCGSAITVPVPVPVPVPAGSTGTAGLWLCHCCPCPCPCPCWQHWHCRVVALIAGGAGAEGWGEPSFAQGSCAQAVPTLPW, from the exons ATGGTTAGGAGAGACTTGAGTCTTGATTCTTGCTTCTTCAGCTTTCTG GTCTGTCTGTCCAGGAGCCTCCTTGCCTTTGCCGCGCTTGCCAAGAACCAGACCTCTAAAG GCTTTGCTCCTGTCACAATTGAGACCCCAAGGCACACGTATGAATACgtgggcactgctctggactGGTGGCAAGCTGGCAGGTACTGTGAGCAGCACTTTgcccagctgctcctggagcccCAGGACAGTGAGCAGGGCTCCCTCAGCACACTGCTGCAGTCCCACCACATCAGAGGCTCTGTGTGGCTGAAGGAAAGGGACAGTGTCCTGCACAAAGCAAAGAGGAGAC GTGGCCACACTGTCCCAGTCCTGGTATTCAGAGACAAAACAGACACAAAATACGTGAAGGTGCTCTGTGACTTCCCGGCcctggctgctgtcacagcctgTGCCCACCTGCAGTGGGACACCAGGAGCCAGGACATCGCCACCGTGTTCTCCTACGCCGTGCCTGCTTTCATCAATGAGTTCCAGCTGCGTGGCTTCGTGGATGAGGAGGGCTTTGTTCGGTTTGCTCTCATTGTCCACGGGCACCATTCCCCCTACCTGCCCGTGTTCCGTGCTGATGGGCAGTGGCATCATTTCTGTGTCACCTGGCAGCAGGACAACGGCACCTGGGCCATCTACGCTGATGGGAAGAggagggcagcagccagtggtCTGTGCTCCGTGGGACCCTCTGCCCCCCAGGCCATCTCTGGCCAGGGCACCTTCATCATTGGGCAGGACCAGGATTCCCTGGGGGGCACCTTCAGGGCCAAGGAGTCCTTCAGTGGGAACATCACCGACTTGCACATCTGGCACAAGGTCCTCAGCACCGAGCACATTGAGAGAGCTCGCTCCTGCTGGGTGGTAGAGCAGGACCTGCTGTTTGGGTGGAGCTCCAATGCCCTGGAGGTGGAGAGCACTGTCCAGACAGTGGCCATGAAGCTCCTTTGCCCAG GGCCTGTGGAGGAATGCAGAGTTTTGGAAGTTGGCAGCAGTGGATTCAGTTATGCATCTTGTTTGCAGCCTTTGCCTTTCATCTGTCACTACAGCAAGG ATGCATACTGGCAGCTGAAGAGAGCCCAGCTGGAGTCCAGCCACGCGCTCGCCCGCCGTGTGAACGCcctggcagtgaggacagtg ATTCCTGACAGTGTCTTCTCGGGTGGTGTGCAAGACCTGAACCTCTCTGTGGCTCTCGATGCTCTGGATGTCTTGGCAGCTGTTCTGAGAGAAGGAGAAGTGCCCGTGCTTGAGCCATCTGACCTCCTTGCAGTCCTTCAATTACTAAAGCAAGTTTCAGATTTGGAAATCCAGGAGGGAGATGAGCTGGAGATGCTGGAGCAGTTGGGCCAGTACTACATGGAAGTCACTGAGTTAATTCTGGAAGAGCAGAACAGTGGGACGTGGTCCCTGATCAGCCAG GTTATCAGGGGGCCCATGGCTGTGGTTGAGCTCTGTGACAGAATGGTGTCACTCCTGGTCCCACTGCTGACCACAGAGAGGACAAAGATCACGATCCAGCATGGGAATATTG GGGTGGAGGTGAGGGGGCTGGAGCTGAGCGAGCAGCAGCTGAGTGGTGAGGCCTACGTGGTGCAGACCTCTGAGAAGGGCAGGCATGACCTCATTGAAGTTCCTGCAGAAGAAATGCAAAGGCTGAAATCCAGAG gcctgcACAGAGTCACAATGAAGAACATGTGGTTTGGCTATGGCTCCCTGCAGCGCTGCCTGTCCAGCagtgcagtgtcccaggccacggctgcccctgatggggcacagaa GTTCCTGGGCACCTCGGTGGGCACAGCGGTGATCTCAGCCACCCTGCTCAGCGACCAGCAGGAGATCAGCGCGGCCGTGCGCTACCGCCTGCAGCACCGTGCCCAG GACCTGCCCAGTACTCTGGTGGGACCCGTCTGTGCCTTCTGGAACTTCAGCCTCAG CCCAGATGCTGGTGGGATGTGGTCCACAGCTGGCTGCTCTGTGGCCAAGTCTCTCCCAGACTCCACTGCCTGTTTTTGCAACCACACCACCAATTTTGCCATCCTGCTGCAGGTGTACGAGATGGAG AGGACCACCAAGGAAGAGTTCACCCTGCAGACTTTGACTTTCATTGGATGTGGAGTTTCCTTCTGTGCCTTGATGGTTACCTTCATTTTGTTCCTGGCAGTTGG CGTCCCCAAGAGCGAACGAACGACGGTGCACAAGAACCTGATCCTGGCCCTGGCTGCAGGGGAGGCTCTGCTCATGGTCAGCGAGCTGGCCAAGCCCAGCCAG GTGCTGTGTTTCATGGTCACTGCCTTCCTGCACCTCTTCTTCATGGCAGCCTTCTCATGGATGCTGGTGGAGGGGCTTCTCCTCTGGAGCAAAGTGGTGGCAGTCAACATGAGTGAAG GGCTTCCAGTCCTCATCGTGGGGGTGACCCTTGCCAGCTCCTTTGACAAGTATGTGGCGGCCAACCACTGCTGGCTGAACGTGCAGACCAACGTCATCTGGGCCTTCGTGGGGCCTGTGCTCCTCATCCTGGCT GTGaacagcctggtgctgctccgCGTGGTGACCGTGACAGTGGCCAGCGCGCGCAGGAGATCCAGGATGCTGACCCCCAACAGCAGCCTGGAGAGCCAGATTGGAACACAGCTCTG GGCCACGGCCAAGCccgtgctggtgctgctgcccgtgctggggctcaCCTGGCTCTGCGGGCTCCTGGTGCACCTCAGCATCGTCTGGGCCTACGTGTTCATTGTGCTGAACTCCCTGCAG GGCCTGTACATATTCCTGGTCTATGCTGTCTGTAACAGCGAG GTGAGGAATGCCATCCAGAGGATGAAGGACAAGAAGAAAGCCCTCTCATTCACA AACTGCTCTCATCCCATCAACTACTTATCCAGCCCGAGGAACACGAGCTCCTGGGACACAGGGAGGCTGAGTCCTGCCCctgaggctgccctgcccagcccagtgcAGAGGGACCCTCCAGTGAAGAGCATCACCAGCAGAG GAAATTTTGGAGCCAGAATTCCCATGGGCATCTCATCCATCACGTCCCCCGAGAGGCCG GTTTCTGAGAAGTTTCTGGTGACGGGCCTGCAGTGCAGAGGGTCCTCCAGCAGGAAGGAGggcaggctggaggagctggcttCCCTTGGAGAGCTtccagccagggcagagctgccaccctgcgctccttcccagccccacgTGCCAAACCAGGGCAGTGTGGGGTCCCAtggggcttgggctgctcctgacgactgccctgctcctccccagggtGGGTATTTGTGTTCTGGGCTCCCCacggctcctgcagcccctgccagggcagccaggacTGGCCTGGACAgcgctgccaccgctgtccccatctctgctggcagcactggcactgcAGGGTTGTGGCTCTGccatcactgtccctgtccctgtccctgtccctgtccctgtccctgttcctgctggcagcactggcactgcAGGGTTGTGGCTctgtcactgctgtccctgtccctgtccccatccctgtccctgctggcagcactggcactgcAGGGTTGTGGCTCTGccatcactgtccctgtccctgtccctgtccctgttcctgctggcagcactggcactgcAGGGTTGTGGCTctgtcactgctgtccctgtccctgtccctgtccctgctggcagcactggcactgcAGGGTTGTGGCTCTCattgctggaggagctggagcagagggatggggagagCCCAGCtttgcccagggcagctgtgcccaggcagtgccCACGCTCCCGTGGTGA
- the ADGRD2 gene encoding adhesion G-protein coupled receptor D2 isoform X1 yields MVRRDLSLDSCFFSFLVCLSRSLLAFAALAKNQTSKGFAPVTIETPRHTYEYVGTALDWWQAGRYCEQHFAQLLLEPQDSEQGSLSTLLQSHHIRGSVWLKERDSVLHKAKRRRGHTVPVLVFRDKTDTKYVKVLCDFPALAAVTACAHLQWDTRSQDIATVFSYAVPAFINEFQLRGFVDEEGFVRFALIVHGHHSPYLPVFRADGQWHHFCVTWQQDNGTWAIYADGKRRAAASGLCSVGPSAPQAISGQGTFIIGQDQDSLGGTFRAKESFSGNITDLHIWHKVLSTEHIERARSCWVVEQDLLFGWSSNALEVESTVQTVAMKLLCPGPVEECRVLEVGSSGFSYASCLQPLPFICHYSKDAYWQLKRAQLESSHALARRVNALAVRTVIPDSVFSGGVQDLNLSVALDALDVLAAVLREGEVPVLEPSDLLAVLQLLKQVSDLEIQEGDELEMLEQLGQYYMEVTELILEEQNSGTWSLISQVIRGPMAVVELCDRMVSLLVPLLTTERTKITIQHGNIGVEVRGLELSEQQLSGEAYVVQTSEKGRHDLIEVPAEEMQRLKSRGLHRVTMKNMWFGYGSLQRCLSSSAVSQATAAPDGAQKFLGTSVGTAVISATLLSDQQEISAAVRYRLQHRAQDLPSTLVGPVCAFWNFSLSPDAGGMWSTAGCSVAKSLPDSTACFCNHTTNFAILLQVYEMERTTKEEFTLQTLTFIGCGVSFCALMVTFILFLAVGVPKSERTTVHKNLILALAAGEALLMVSELAKPSQVLCFMVTAFLHLFFMAAFSWMLVEGLLLWSKVVAVNMSEGRRMRFYYVTGWGLPVLIVGVTLASSFDKYVAANHCWLNVQTNVIWAFVGPVLLILAVNSLVLLRVVTVTVASARRRSRMLTPNSSLESQIGTQLWATAKPVLVLLPVLGLTWLCGLLVHLSIVWAYVFIVLNSLQGLYIFLVYAVCNSEVRNAIQRMKDKKKALSFTNCSHPINYLSSPRNTSSWDTGRLSPAPEAALPSPVQRDPPVKSITSRGNFGARIPMGISSITSPERPVSEKFLVTGLQCRGSSSRKEGRLEELASLGELPARAELPPCAPSQPHVPNQGSVGSHGAWAAPDDCPAPPQGGYLCSGLPTAPAAPARAARTGLDSAATAVPISAGSTGTAGLWLCHHCPCPCPCPCPCPCSCWQHWHCRVVALSLLSLSLSPSLSLLAALALQGCGSAITVPVPVPVPVPAGSTGTAGLWLCHCCPCPCPCPCWQHWHCRVVALIAGGAGAEGWGEPSFAQGSCAQAVPTLPW; encoded by the exons ATGGTTAGGAGAGACTTGAGTCTTGATTCTTGCTTCTTCAGCTTTCTG GTCTGTCTGTCCAGGAGCCTCCTTGCCTTTGCCGCGCTTGCCAAGAACCAGACCTCTAAAG GCTTTGCTCCTGTCACAATTGAGACCCCAAGGCACACGTATGAATACgtgggcactgctctggactGGTGGCAAGCTGGCAGGTACTGTGAGCAGCACTTTgcccagctgctcctggagcccCAGGACAGTGAGCAGGGCTCCCTCAGCACACTGCTGCAGTCCCACCACATCAGAGGCTCTGTGTGGCTGAAGGAAAGGGACAGTGTCCTGCACAAAGCAAAGAGGAGAC GTGGCCACACTGTCCCAGTCCTGGTATTCAGAGACAAAACAGACACAAAATACGTGAAGGTGCTCTGTGACTTCCCGGCcctggctgctgtcacagcctgTGCCCACCTGCAGTGGGACACCAGGAGCCAGGACATCGCCACCGTGTTCTCCTACGCCGTGCCTGCTTTCATCAATGAGTTCCAGCTGCGTGGCTTCGTGGATGAGGAGGGCTTTGTTCGGTTTGCTCTCATTGTCCACGGGCACCATTCCCCCTACCTGCCCGTGTTCCGTGCTGATGGGCAGTGGCATCATTTCTGTGTCACCTGGCAGCAGGACAACGGCACCTGGGCCATCTACGCTGATGGGAAGAggagggcagcagccagtggtCTGTGCTCCGTGGGACCCTCTGCCCCCCAGGCCATCTCTGGCCAGGGCACCTTCATCATTGGGCAGGACCAGGATTCCCTGGGGGGCACCTTCAGGGCCAAGGAGTCCTTCAGTGGGAACATCACCGACTTGCACATCTGGCACAAGGTCCTCAGCACCGAGCACATTGAGAGAGCTCGCTCCTGCTGGGTGGTAGAGCAGGACCTGCTGTTTGGGTGGAGCTCCAATGCCCTGGAGGTGGAGAGCACTGTCCAGACAGTGGCCATGAAGCTCCTTTGCCCAG GGCCTGTGGAGGAATGCAGAGTTTTGGAAGTTGGCAGCAGTGGATTCAGTTATGCATCTTGTTTGCAGCCTTTGCCTTTCATCTGTCACTACAGCAAGG ATGCATACTGGCAGCTGAAGAGAGCCCAGCTGGAGTCCAGCCACGCGCTCGCCCGCCGTGTGAACGCcctggcagtgaggacagtg ATTCCTGACAGTGTCTTCTCGGGTGGTGTGCAAGACCTGAACCTCTCTGTGGCTCTCGATGCTCTGGATGTCTTGGCAGCTGTTCTGAGAGAAGGAGAAGTGCCCGTGCTTGAGCCATCTGACCTCCTTGCAGTCCTTCAATTACTAAAGCAAGTTTCAGATTTGGAAATCCAGGAGGGAGATGAGCTGGAGATGCTGGAGCAGTTGGGCCAGTACTACATGGAAGTCACTGAGTTAATTCTGGAAGAGCAGAACAGTGGGACGTGGTCCCTGATCAGCCAG GTTATCAGGGGGCCCATGGCTGTGGTTGAGCTCTGTGACAGAATGGTGTCACTCCTGGTCCCACTGCTGACCACAGAGAGGACAAAGATCACGATCCAGCATGGGAATATTG GGGTGGAGGTGAGGGGGCTGGAGCTGAGCGAGCAGCAGCTGAGTGGTGAGGCCTACGTGGTGCAGACCTCTGAGAAGGGCAGGCATGACCTCATTGAAGTTCCTGCAGAAGAAATGCAAAGGCTGAAATCCAGAG gcctgcACAGAGTCACAATGAAGAACATGTGGTTTGGCTATGGCTCCCTGCAGCGCTGCCTGTCCAGCagtgcagtgtcccaggccacggctgcccctgatggggcacagaa GTTCCTGGGCACCTCGGTGGGCACAGCGGTGATCTCAGCCACCCTGCTCAGCGACCAGCAGGAGATCAGCGCGGCCGTGCGCTACCGCCTGCAGCACCGTGCCCAG GACCTGCCCAGTACTCTGGTGGGACCCGTCTGTGCCTTCTGGAACTTCAGCCTCAG CCCAGATGCTGGTGGGATGTGGTCCACAGCTGGCTGCTCTGTGGCCAAGTCTCTCCCAGACTCCACTGCCTGTTTTTGCAACCACACCACCAATTTTGCCATCCTGCTGCAGGTGTACGAGATGGAG AGGACCACCAAGGAAGAGTTCACCCTGCAGACTTTGACTTTCATTGGATGTGGAGTTTCCTTCTGTGCCTTGATGGTTACCTTCATTTTGTTCCTGGCAGTTGG CGTCCCCAAGAGCGAACGAACGACGGTGCACAAGAACCTGATCCTGGCCCTGGCTGCAGGGGAGGCTCTGCTCATGGTCAGCGAGCTGGCCAAGCCCAGCCAG GTGCTGTGTTTCATGGTCACTGCCTTCCTGCACCTCTTCTTCATGGCAGCCTTCTCATGGATGCTGGTGGAGGGGCTTCTCCTCTGGAGCAAAGTGGTGGCAGTCAACATGAGTGAAGGCAGGAGAATGAGGTTCTACTACGTGACAGGCTGGG GGCTTCCAGTCCTCATCGTGGGGGTGACCCTTGCCAGCTCCTTTGACAAGTATGTGGCGGCCAACCACTGCTGGCTGAACGTGCAGACCAACGTCATCTGGGCCTTCGTGGGGCCTGTGCTCCTCATCCTGGCT GTGaacagcctggtgctgctccgCGTGGTGACCGTGACAGTGGCCAGCGCGCGCAGGAGATCCAGGATGCTGACCCCCAACAGCAGCCTGGAGAGCCAGATTGGAACACAGCTCTG GGCCACGGCCAAGCccgtgctggtgctgctgcccgtgctggggctcaCCTGGCTCTGCGGGCTCCTGGTGCACCTCAGCATCGTCTGGGCCTACGTGTTCATTGTGCTGAACTCCCTGCAG GGCCTGTACATATTCCTGGTCTATGCTGTCTGTAACAGCGAG GTGAGGAATGCCATCCAGAGGATGAAGGACAAGAAGAAAGCCCTCTCATTCACA AACTGCTCTCATCCCATCAACTACTTATCCAGCCCGAGGAACACGAGCTCCTGGGACACAGGGAGGCTGAGTCCTGCCCctgaggctgccctgcccagcccagtgcAGAGGGACCCTCCAGTGAAGAGCATCACCAGCAGAG GAAATTTTGGAGCCAGAATTCCCATGGGCATCTCATCCATCACGTCCCCCGAGAGGCCG GTTTCTGAGAAGTTTCTGGTGACGGGCCTGCAGTGCAGAGGGTCCTCCAGCAGGAAGGAGggcaggctggaggagctggcttCCCTTGGAGAGCTtccagccagggcagagctgccaccctgcgctccttcccagccccacgTGCCAAACCAGGGCAGTGTGGGGTCCCAtggggcttgggctgctcctgacgactgccctgctcctccccagggtGGGTATTTGTGTTCTGGGCTCCCCacggctcctgcagcccctgccagggcagccaggacTGGCCTGGACAgcgctgccaccgctgtccccatctctgctggcagcactggcactgcAGGGTTGTGGCTCTGccatcactgtccctgtccctgtccctgtccctgtccctgtccctgttcctgctggcagcactggcactgcAGGGTTGTGGCTctgtcactgctgtccctgtccctgtccccatccctgtccctgctggcagcactggcactgcAGGGTTGTGGCTCTGccatcactgtccctgtccctgtccctgtccctgttcctgctggcagcactggcactgcAGGGTTGTGGCTctgtcactgctgtccctgtccctgtccctgtccctgctggcagcactggcactgcAGGGTTGTGGCTCTCattgctggaggagctggagcagagggatggggagagCCCAGCtttgcccagggcagctgtgcccaggcagtgccCACGCTCCCGTGGTGA
- the ADGRD2 gene encoding adhesion G-protein coupled receptor D2 isoform X3 — MVRRDLSLDSCFFSFLVCLSRSLLAFAALAKNQTSKGFAPVTIETPRHTYEYVGTALDWWQAGRYCEQHFAQLLLEPQDSEQGSLSTLLQSHHIRGSVWLKERDSVLHKAKRRRGHTVPVLVFRDKTDTKYVKVLCDFPALAAVTACAHLQWDTRSQDIATVFSYAVPAFINEFQLRGFVDEEGFVRFALIVHGHHSPYLPVFRADGQWHHFCVTWQQDNGTWAIYADGKRRAAASGLCSVGPSAPQAISGQGTFIIGQDQDSLGGTFRAKESFSGNITDLHIWHKVLSTEHIERARSCWVVEQDLLFGWSSNALEVESTVQTVAMKLLCPGPVEECRVLEVGSSGFSYASCLQPLPFICHYSKDAYWQLKRAQLESSHALARRVNALAVRTVIPDSVFSGGVQDLNLSVALDALDVLAAVLREGEVPVLEPSDLLAVLQLLKQVSDLEIQEGDELEMLEQLGQYYMEVTELILEEQNSGTWSLISQVIRGPMAVVELCDRMVSLLVPLLTTERTKITIQHGNIGVEVRGLELSEQQLSGEAYVVQTSEKGRHDLIEVPAEEMQRLKSRGLHRVTMKNMWFGYGSLQRCLSSSAVSQATAAPDGAQKFLGTSVGTAVISATLLSDQQEISAAVRYRLQHRAQDLPSTLVGPVCAFWNFSLSPDAGGMWSTAGCSVAKSLPDSTACFCNHTTNFAILLQVYEMERTTKEEFTLQTLTFIGCGVSFCALMVTFILFLAVGVPKSERTTVHKNLILALAAGEALLMVSELAKPSQVLCFMVTAFLHLFFMAAFSWMLVEGLLLWSKVVAVNMSEGRRMRFYYVTGWGLPVLIVGVTLASSFDKYVAANHCWLNVQTNVIWAFVGPVLLILAVNSLVLLRVVTVTVASARRRSRMLTPNSSLESQIGTQLWATAKPVLVLLPVLGLTWLCGLLVHLSIVWAYVFIVLNSLQGLYIFLVYAVCNSEVRNAIQRMKDKKKALSFTNCSHPINYLSSPRNTSSWDTGRLSPAPEAALPSPVQRDPPVKSITSRGNFGARIPMGISSITSPERPAVELTAFKCSGF; from the exons ATGGTTAGGAGAGACTTGAGTCTTGATTCTTGCTTCTTCAGCTTTCTG GTCTGTCTGTCCAGGAGCCTCCTTGCCTTTGCCGCGCTTGCCAAGAACCAGACCTCTAAAG GCTTTGCTCCTGTCACAATTGAGACCCCAAGGCACACGTATGAATACgtgggcactgctctggactGGTGGCAAGCTGGCAGGTACTGTGAGCAGCACTTTgcccagctgctcctggagcccCAGGACAGTGAGCAGGGCTCCCTCAGCACACTGCTGCAGTCCCACCACATCAGAGGCTCTGTGTGGCTGAAGGAAAGGGACAGTGTCCTGCACAAAGCAAAGAGGAGAC GTGGCCACACTGTCCCAGTCCTGGTATTCAGAGACAAAACAGACACAAAATACGTGAAGGTGCTCTGTGACTTCCCGGCcctggctgctgtcacagcctgTGCCCACCTGCAGTGGGACACCAGGAGCCAGGACATCGCCACCGTGTTCTCCTACGCCGTGCCTGCTTTCATCAATGAGTTCCAGCTGCGTGGCTTCGTGGATGAGGAGGGCTTTGTTCGGTTTGCTCTCATTGTCCACGGGCACCATTCCCCCTACCTGCCCGTGTTCCGTGCTGATGGGCAGTGGCATCATTTCTGTGTCACCTGGCAGCAGGACAACGGCACCTGGGCCATCTACGCTGATGGGAAGAggagggcagcagccagtggtCTGTGCTCCGTGGGACCCTCTGCCCCCCAGGCCATCTCTGGCCAGGGCACCTTCATCATTGGGCAGGACCAGGATTCCCTGGGGGGCACCTTCAGGGCCAAGGAGTCCTTCAGTGGGAACATCACCGACTTGCACATCTGGCACAAGGTCCTCAGCACCGAGCACATTGAGAGAGCTCGCTCCTGCTGGGTGGTAGAGCAGGACCTGCTGTTTGGGTGGAGCTCCAATGCCCTGGAGGTGGAGAGCACTGTCCAGACAGTGGCCATGAAGCTCCTTTGCCCAG GGCCTGTGGAGGAATGCAGAGTTTTGGAAGTTGGCAGCAGTGGATTCAGTTATGCATCTTGTTTGCAGCCTTTGCCTTTCATCTGTCACTACAGCAAGG ATGCATACTGGCAGCTGAAGAGAGCCCAGCTGGAGTCCAGCCACGCGCTCGCCCGCCGTGTGAACGCcctggcagtgaggacagtg ATTCCTGACAGTGTCTTCTCGGGTGGTGTGCAAGACCTGAACCTCTCTGTGGCTCTCGATGCTCTGGATGTCTTGGCAGCTGTTCTGAGAGAAGGAGAAGTGCCCGTGCTTGAGCCATCTGACCTCCTTGCAGTCCTTCAATTACTAAAGCAAGTTTCAGATTTGGAAATCCAGGAGGGAGATGAGCTGGAGATGCTGGAGCAGTTGGGCCAGTACTACATGGAAGTCACTGAGTTAATTCTGGAAGAGCAGAACAGTGGGACGTGGTCCCTGATCAGCCAG GTTATCAGGGGGCCCATGGCTGTGGTTGAGCTCTGTGACAGAATGGTGTCACTCCTGGTCCCACTGCTGACCACAGAGAGGACAAAGATCACGATCCAGCATGGGAATATTG GGGTGGAGGTGAGGGGGCTGGAGCTGAGCGAGCAGCAGCTGAGTGGTGAGGCCTACGTGGTGCAGACCTCTGAGAAGGGCAGGCATGACCTCATTGAAGTTCCTGCAGAAGAAATGCAAAGGCTGAAATCCAGAG gcctgcACAGAGTCACAATGAAGAACATGTGGTTTGGCTATGGCTCCCTGCAGCGCTGCCTGTCCAGCagtgcagtgtcccaggccacggctgcccctgatggggcacagaa GTTCCTGGGCACCTCGGTGGGCACAGCGGTGATCTCAGCCACCCTGCTCAGCGACCAGCAGGAGATCAGCGCGGCCGTGCGCTACCGCCTGCAGCACCGTGCCCAG GACCTGCCCAGTACTCTGGTGGGACCCGTCTGTGCCTTCTGGAACTTCAGCCTCAG CCCAGATGCTGGTGGGATGTGGTCCACAGCTGGCTGCTCTGTGGCCAAGTCTCTCCCAGACTCCACTGCCTGTTTTTGCAACCACACCACCAATTTTGCCATCCTGCTGCAGGTGTACGAGATGGAG AGGACCACCAAGGAAGAGTTCACCCTGCAGACTTTGACTTTCATTGGATGTGGAGTTTCCTTCTGTGCCTTGATGGTTACCTTCATTTTGTTCCTGGCAGTTGG CGTCCCCAAGAGCGAACGAACGACGGTGCACAAGAACCTGATCCTGGCCCTGGCTGCAGGGGAGGCTCTGCTCATGGTCAGCGAGCTGGCCAAGCCCAGCCAG GTGCTGTGTTTCATGGTCACTGCCTTCCTGCACCTCTTCTTCATGGCAGCCTTCTCATGGATGCTGGTGGAGGGGCTTCTCCTCTGGAGCAAAGTGGTGGCAGTCAACATGAGTGAAGGCAGGAGAATGAGGTTCTACTACGTGACAGGCTGGG GGCTTCCAGTCCTCATCGTGGGGGTGACCCTTGCCAGCTCCTTTGACAAGTATGTGGCGGCCAACCACTGCTGGCTGAACGTGCAGACCAACGTCATCTGGGCCTTCGTGGGGCCTGTGCTCCTCATCCTGGCT GTGaacagcctggtgctgctccgCGTGGTGACCGTGACAGTGGCCAGCGCGCGCAGGAGATCCAGGATGCTGACCCCCAACAGCAGCCTGGAGAGCCAGATTGGAACACAGCTCTG GGCCACGGCCAAGCccgtgctggtgctgctgcccgtgctggggctcaCCTGGCTCTGCGGGCTCCTGGTGCACCTCAGCATCGTCTGGGCCTACGTGTTCATTGTGCTGAACTCCCTGCAG GGCCTGTACATATTCCTGGTCTATGCTGTCTGTAACAGCGAG GTGAGGAATGCCATCCAGAGGATGAAGGACAAGAAGAAAGCCCTCTCATTCACA AACTGCTCTCATCCCATCAACTACTTATCCAGCCCGAGGAACACGAGCTCCTGGGACACAGGGAGGCTGAGTCCTGCCCctgaggctgccctgcccagcccagtgcAGAGGGACCCTCCAGTGAAGAGCATCACCAGCAGAG GAAATTTTGGAGCCAGAATTCCCATGGGCATCTCATCCATCACGTCCCCCGAGAGGCCG GCCGTGGAGCTGACAGCGTTCAAGTGCTCAG GTTTCTGA